A single Drosophila miranda strain MSH22 chromosome XR, D.miranda_PacBio2.1, whole genome shotgun sequence DNA region contains:
- the LOC108152166 gene encoding tyrosine-protein kinase Src64B isoform X1 produces MGNHCCSKRQDQELALAYPTGGYKKSDYTFGQTHINSGSGVGAGGLVQKHNNGGSLDSRYTPDPNHRGPLKIGGKAGVDIIRTRTTPTGVPGVVLKRVVVALYDYKSRDESDLSFMKGDRMEVIDDTESDWWRVVNLSTRQEGLIPLNFVAEERSVNSEDWFFENVLRKEADKLLLAEENPRGTFLVRPSEHNPNGYSLSVKDWEDGRGYHVKHYRIKPLDNGGYYIATNQTFPSLQALVMAYSKENALGLCHILSRPCPKPQPQMWDLGPELRDKYEIPRSEIQLLRKLGRGNFGEVFYGKWRNSIDVAVKTLREGTMSTAAFLQEAAIMKKFRHNRLVALYAVCSQEEPIYIVQEYMSKGSLLDFLREGDGRYLHFEDLIYIATQVASGMEYLESKLLIHRDLAARNVLIGENNVAKICDFGLARVIADDEYCPKQGSRFPVKWTAPEAIIYGKFSIKSDVWSYGILLMELFTYGQVPYPGMHSREVIENIERGFRMPKPTNHYFPDNIYQLLLQCWDAVPEKRPTFEFLNHYFESFSVTSEVPYREVQD; encoded by the exons ATGGGCAACCATTGCTGCAGCAAGCGCCAGGATCAGGAGCTGGCTCTGGCCTATCCCACGGGCGGGTACAAGAAGTCCGACTACACCTTCGGCCAGACGCACATCAACAGCGGCAGTGGCGTTGGCGCCGGCGGCCTTGTCCAGAAGCACAACAACGGCGGCTCCCTGGACTCGCGCTACACCCCGGATCCCAACCATCGCGGGCCACTGAAAATTGGCGGCAAGGCCGGCGTTGACATCATCAGGACCCGCACCACACCAA CTGGCGTTCCTGGTGTCGTCCTCAAGCGCGTTGTGGTGGCGCTCTACGACTACAAGTCCCGCGATGAATCCGACCTGAGCTTCATGAAGGGCGACCGCATGGAGGTCATCGACGACACCGAATCCGATTGGTGGCGCGTCGTCAATTTGAGTACGCGCCAGGAGGGACTCATCCCGCTGAACTTTGTGGCCGAGGAGCGCAGCGTCAACAGTGAAGA CTGGTTCTTTGAGAACGTGCTGCGCAAGGAGGCGGACAAACTGCTGCTGGCGGAGGAGAATCCGCGTGGCACCTTCCTTGTCCGCCCCTCGGAACACAATCCCAATGGCTACTCGTTGTCGGTGAAGGACTGGGAGGATGGACGCGGCTACCACGTGAAGCACTATCGTATCAAGCCGCTGGACAATGGCGGCTACTACATAGCCACCAATCAGACGTTTCCCTCGCTCCAGGCTCTGGTCATGGCGTACAGCA AAGAAAATGCCCTTGGCCTGTGCCACATACTGTCGCGTCCCTGCCCCAAGCCCCAGCCACAGATGTGGGATCTGGGACCAGAGCTGCGTGATAAGTACGAGATACCCCGTTCGGAGATTCAGCTACTGCGGAAACTGGGACGCGGCAACTTTGGTGAGGTCTTCTACGGCAAGTGGCGCAACAGCATCGATGTGGCGGTCAAGACGCTGCGCGAGGGGACCATGTCCACGGCTGCCTTCCTCCAAGAGGCGGCCATCATGAAGAAGTTTCGTCACAATCGCCTGGTGGCACTCTACGCGGTCTGCTCACAG GAGGAGCCCATCTACATTGTGCAGGAGTACATGTCCAAGGGCAGTCTTCTTGACTTTCTACGCGAGGGCGATGGCCGCTACTTGCATTTTGAGGATCTCATCTATATAGCCACCCAGGTGGCCAGCGGCATGGAGTATCTGGAGTCCAAGCTGCTCATCCACCGCGACTTGGCGGCCCGCAATGTTCTCATTGGCGAGAATAATGTGGCGAAGATTTGTGATTTCGGACTGGCGCGTGTCATAGCCGACGACGAGTACTGTCCCAAGCAGGGCTCCCGCTTCCCAGTCAAGTGGACGGCGCCCGAGGCCATCATCTACGGCAAGTTCTCGATCAAGTCGGATGTCTGGTCGTACGGCATACTGCTGATGGAGCTGTTCACGTACGGACAGGTGCCCTATCCGGGCATGCATAGTCGCGAGGTGATCGAGAATATCGAGCGCGGCTTCCGCATGCCAAAGCCTACCAATCACTACTTCCCCGACAACATCtaccagctgctgctgcagtgctGGGATGCGGTGCCCGAGAAGCGGCCGACCTTTGAGTTCTTGAATCATTACTTTGAGTCGTTCTCGGTCACGTCCGAGGTGCCGTATCGAGAGGTGCAAGACTAA
- the LOC108152166 gene encoding tyrosine-protein kinase Src64B isoform X2, with protein MGNHCCSKRQDQELALAYPTGGYKKSDYTFGQTHINSGSGVGAGGLVQKHNNGGSLDSRYTPDPNHRGPLKIGGKAGVDIIRTRTTPTGVPGVVLKRVVVALYDYKSRDESDLSFMKGDRMEVIDDTESDWWRVVNLSTRQEGLIPLNFVAEERSVNSEDWFFENVLRKEADKLLLAEENPRGTFLVRPSEHNPNGYSLSVKDWEDGRGYHVKHYRIKPLDNGGYYIATNQTFPSLQALVMAYSKNALGLCHILSRPCPKPQPQMWDLGPELRDKYEIPRSEIQLLRKLGRGNFGEVFYGKWRNSIDVAVKTLREGTMSTAAFLQEAAIMKKFRHNRLVALYAVCSQEEPIYIVQEYMSKGSLLDFLREGDGRYLHFEDLIYIATQVASGMEYLESKLLIHRDLAARNVLIGENNVAKICDFGLARVIADDEYCPKQGSRFPVKWTAPEAIIYGKFSIKSDVWSYGILLMELFTYGQVPYPGMHSREVIENIERGFRMPKPTNHYFPDNIYQLLLQCWDAVPEKRPTFEFLNHYFESFSVTSEVPYREVQD; from the exons ATGGGCAACCATTGCTGCAGCAAGCGCCAGGATCAGGAGCTGGCTCTGGCCTATCCCACGGGCGGGTACAAGAAGTCCGACTACACCTTCGGCCAGACGCACATCAACAGCGGCAGTGGCGTTGGCGCCGGCGGCCTTGTCCAGAAGCACAACAACGGCGGCTCCCTGGACTCGCGCTACACCCCGGATCCCAACCATCGCGGGCCACTGAAAATTGGCGGCAAGGCCGGCGTTGACATCATCAGGACCCGCACCACACCAA CTGGCGTTCCTGGTGTCGTCCTCAAGCGCGTTGTGGTGGCGCTCTACGACTACAAGTCCCGCGATGAATCCGACCTGAGCTTCATGAAGGGCGACCGCATGGAGGTCATCGACGACACCGAATCCGATTGGTGGCGCGTCGTCAATTTGAGTACGCGCCAGGAGGGACTCATCCCGCTGAACTTTGTGGCCGAGGAGCGCAGCGTCAACAGTGAAGA CTGGTTCTTTGAGAACGTGCTGCGCAAGGAGGCGGACAAACTGCTGCTGGCGGAGGAGAATCCGCGTGGCACCTTCCTTGTCCGCCCCTCGGAACACAATCCCAATGGCTACTCGTTGTCGGTGAAGGACTGGGAGGATGGACGCGGCTACCACGTGAAGCACTATCGTATCAAGCCGCTGGACAATGGCGGCTACTACATAGCCACCAATCAGACGTTTCCCTCGCTCCAGGCTCTGGTCATGGCGTACAGCA AAAATGCCCTTGGCCTGTGCCACATACTGTCGCGTCCCTGCCCCAAGCCCCAGCCACAGATGTGGGATCTGGGACCAGAGCTGCGTGATAAGTACGAGATACCCCGTTCGGAGATTCAGCTACTGCGGAAACTGGGACGCGGCAACTTTGGTGAGGTCTTCTACGGCAAGTGGCGCAACAGCATCGATGTGGCGGTCAAGACGCTGCGCGAGGGGACCATGTCCACGGCTGCCTTCCTCCAAGAGGCGGCCATCATGAAGAAGTTTCGTCACAATCGCCTGGTGGCACTCTACGCGGTCTGCTCACAG GAGGAGCCCATCTACATTGTGCAGGAGTACATGTCCAAGGGCAGTCTTCTTGACTTTCTACGCGAGGGCGATGGCCGCTACTTGCATTTTGAGGATCTCATCTATATAGCCACCCAGGTGGCCAGCGGCATGGAGTATCTGGAGTCCAAGCTGCTCATCCACCGCGACTTGGCGGCCCGCAATGTTCTCATTGGCGAGAATAATGTGGCGAAGATTTGTGATTTCGGACTGGCGCGTGTCATAGCCGACGACGAGTACTGTCCCAAGCAGGGCTCCCGCTTCCCAGTCAAGTGGACGGCGCCCGAGGCCATCATCTACGGCAAGTTCTCGATCAAGTCGGATGTCTGGTCGTACGGCATACTGCTGATGGAGCTGTTCACGTACGGACAGGTGCCCTATCCGGGCATGCATAGTCGCGAGGTGATCGAGAATATCGAGCGCGGCTTCCGCATGCCAAAGCCTACCAATCACTACTTCCCCGACAACATCtaccagctgctgctgcagtgctGGGATGCGGTGCCCGAGAAGCGGCCGACCTTTGAGTTCTTGAATCATTACTTTGAGTCGTTCTCGGTCACGTCCGAGGTGCCGTATCGAGAGGTGCAAGACTAA
- the LOC108153442 gene encoding band 7 protein AGAP004871 isoform X7, whose product MVEEFLEKLPEIDTRYEDIVPMEQVSSMVSNGGGSVTMQRDDEYRNRIMKSNAKGPTISDRTDSLWQTTASSMQQQPPQRHARPAPQYQHHNQLPLHHQSQSQSQSQSQHQHQHQSPHHHAPRTNGRHIMLGGSNHSSQREASVSPRRVALDTTASGSTSGFGFSRADEEISDKASTCGKLLIFLSVALVILTLPFSLFVCFKVVQEYERAVIFRLGRLMQGGAKGPGIFFILPCIDSYARVDLRTRTYDVPPQEVLTKDSVTVSVDAVVYYRVSNATVSIANVENAHHSTRLLAQTTLRNTMGTRHLHEILSERMTISGTMQVQLDEATDAWGIKVERVEIKDVRLPVQLQRAMAAEAEAAREARAKVIAAEGEQKASRALREASEVIGDSPAALQLRYLQTLNTISAEKNSTIVFPLPIDLITYFLKTNEASTQRKAANARDALGYTPPPLQLPPQVQQYQQQPPYQQQPPQQQQYQQQPQDQQMQQQQQQQPPQQQQPPQQQQQQPIQQQQMQPQAYQQQQEQQQISSAM is encoded by the exons TGCCAAAGGCCCCACCATATCGGACCGCACGGACAGCCTCTGGCAGACGACTGCCAGCAgcatgcaacagcagccacCGCAGCGGCATGCACGACCTGCACCCCAGTACCAGCACCACAATCAGCTGCCACTGCACcaccagtcccagtcccagtcgcagtcgcagtcccagcaccagcaccagcaccaatCCCCGCACCACCATGCACCACGCACCAACGGACGCCACATAATGCTGGGTGGCAGCAACCACAGCAGCCAGCGCGAGGCGAGCGTGTCGCCGCGGCGGGTGGCACTCGACACCACCGCATCGGGCTCCACCAGCGGCTTTGGTTTCAGTCGAG CGGACGAGGAAATCAGCGACAAGGCCTCAACATGCGGCAAACTTCTCATCTTTCTATCCGTGGCATTAGTGATACTGACTCTGCCCTTCAGTCTCTTCGTCTGTTTCAAG GTGGTGCAGGAGTACGAGCGAGCGGTTATCTTCCGTTTGGGCCGTCTCATGCAAGGTGGTGCCAAAGGCCCAG GTATCTTCTTCATCCTGCCCTGCATCGACTCGTACGCCCGTGTGGATCTGCGTACCCGCACCTACGATGTGCCCCCACAGGAG GTTCTCACAAAGGATAGCGTTACGGTTTCGGTGGATGCAGTGGTTTACTATCGCGTATCAAATGCAACGGTCTCTATAGCGAACGTGGAGAATGCTCACCATTCGACCAGACTACTGGCACAGACTACTCTACGAAACACAATGGGAACTCGGCATTTGCATGAGATACTCAGCGAGCGTATGACGATTTCCGGCACAATGCAG GTTCAACTCGACGAAGCCACCGATGCCTGGGGCATCAAAGTTGAACGTGTTGAAAT CAAGGATGTGCGTCTACCCGTGCAACTGCAACGTGCCATGGCCGCCGAGGCTGAGGCTGCCCGTGAGGCACGCGCCAAAGTCATTGCCGCCGAGGGCGAGCAGAAGGCATCACGGGCCCTGCGTGAGGCATCAGAGGTGATTGGCGATTCGCCGGCCGCCCTTCAACTCCGGTATCTGCAG ACACTCAACACCATATCCGCGGAAAAGAACTCGACGATTGTGTTCCCCCTGCCCATCGATTTGATAACGTATTTCCTGAAGACCAATGAAGCCTCCACCCAGCGGAAAGCGGCCAATGCCAGGGATGCCCTCGGCTATACGCCGCCTCCCCTGCAACTGCCGCCTCAGGTGCAGCAgtaccagcagcagccgccataccagcagcagccaccgcagcagcagcagtaccaACAGCAGCCTCAGGACCAgcagatgcagcagcagcaacagcaacagccgccgcagcagcaacaacccccgcagcagcagcagcagcagccaatacagcagcagcaaatgcaGCCCCAGGCgtatcaacagcagcaggagcagcagcagatatCCTCGGCCATGTAA
- the LOC108153442 gene encoding band 7 protein AGAP004871 isoform X3 codes for MAEIEMGSDIVPMEQVSSMVSNGGGSVTMQRDDEYRNRIMKNTQAKHSHGFLYSDEEISDKASTCGKLLIFLSVALVILTLPFSLFVCFKVVQEYERAVIFRLGRLMQGGAKGPGIFFILPCIDSYARVDLRTRTYDVPPQEVLTKDSVTVSVDAVVYYRVSNATVSIANVENAHHSTRLLAQTTLRNTMGTRHLHEILSERMTISGTMQVQLDEATDAWGIKVERVEIKDVRLPVQLQRAMAAEAEAAREARAKVIAAEGEQKASRALREASEVIGDSPAALQLRYLQTLNTISAEKNSTIVFPLPIDLITYFLKTNEASTQRKAANARDALGYTPPPLQLPPQVQQYQQQPPYQQQPPQQQQYQQQPQDQQMQQQQQQQPPQQQQPPQQQQQQPIQQQQMQPQAYQQQQEQQQISSAM; via the exons ATACACAAGCAAAACATTCCCACGGATTTCTCTATT CGGACGAGGAAATCAGCGACAAGGCCTCAACATGCGGCAAACTTCTCATCTTTCTATCCGTGGCATTAGTGATACTGACTCTGCCCTTCAGTCTCTTCGTCTGTTTCAAG GTGGTGCAGGAGTACGAGCGAGCGGTTATCTTCCGTTTGGGCCGTCTCATGCAAGGTGGTGCCAAAGGCCCAG GTATCTTCTTCATCCTGCCCTGCATCGACTCGTACGCCCGTGTGGATCTGCGTACCCGCACCTACGATGTGCCCCCACAGGAG GTTCTCACAAAGGATAGCGTTACGGTTTCGGTGGATGCAGTGGTTTACTATCGCGTATCAAATGCAACGGTCTCTATAGCGAACGTGGAGAATGCTCACCATTCGACCAGACTACTGGCACAGACTACTCTACGAAACACAATGGGAACTCGGCATTTGCATGAGATACTCAGCGAGCGTATGACGATTTCCGGCACAATGCAG GTTCAACTCGACGAAGCCACCGATGCCTGGGGCATCAAAGTTGAACGTGTTGAAAT CAAGGATGTGCGTCTACCCGTGCAACTGCAACGTGCCATGGCCGCCGAGGCTGAGGCTGCCCGTGAGGCACGCGCCAAAGTCATTGCCGCCGAGGGCGAGCAGAAGGCATCACGGGCCCTGCGTGAGGCATCAGAGGTGATTGGCGATTCGCCGGCCGCCCTTCAACTCCGGTATCTGCAG ACACTCAACACCATATCCGCGGAAAAGAACTCGACGATTGTGTTCCCCCTGCCCATCGATTTGATAACGTATTTCCTGAAGACCAATGAAGCCTCCACCCAGCGGAAAGCGGCCAATGCCAGGGATGCCCTCGGCTATACGCCGCCTCCCCTGCAACTGCCGCCTCAGGTGCAGCAgtaccagcagcagccgccataccagcagcagccaccgcagcagcagcagtaccaACAGCAGCCTCAGGACCAgcagatgcagcagcagcaacagcaacagccgccgcagcagcaacaacccccgcagcagcagcagcagcagccaatacagcagcagcaaatgcaGCCCCAGGCgtatcaacagcagcaggagcagcagcagatatCCTCGGCCATGTAA
- the LOC108153442 gene encoding band 7 protein AGAP004871 isoform X5, producing MGPMDIVPMEQVSSMVSNGGGSVTMQRDDEYRNRIMKNTQAKHSHGFLYSDEEISDKASTCGKLLIFLSVALVILTLPFSLFVCFKVVQEYERAVIFRLGRLMQGGAKGPGIFFILPCIDSYARVDLRTRTYDVPPQEVLTKDSVTVSVDAVVYYRVSNATVSIANVENAHHSTRLLAQTTLRNTMGTRHLHEILSERMTISGTMQVQLDEATDAWGIKVERVEIKDVRLPVQLQRAMAAEAEAAREARAKVIAAEGEQKASRALREASEVIGDSPAALQLRYLQTLNTISAEKNSTIVFPLPIDLITYFLKTNEASTQRKAANARDALGYTPPPLQLPPQVQQYQQQPPYQQQPPQQQQYQQQPQDQQMQQQQQQQPPQQQQPPQQQQQQPIQQQQMQPQAYQQQQEQQQISSAM from the exons ATACACAAGCAAAACATTCCCACGGATTTCTCTATT CGGACGAGGAAATCAGCGACAAGGCCTCAACATGCGGCAAACTTCTCATCTTTCTATCCGTGGCATTAGTGATACTGACTCTGCCCTTCAGTCTCTTCGTCTGTTTCAAG GTGGTGCAGGAGTACGAGCGAGCGGTTATCTTCCGTTTGGGCCGTCTCATGCAAGGTGGTGCCAAAGGCCCAG GTATCTTCTTCATCCTGCCCTGCATCGACTCGTACGCCCGTGTGGATCTGCGTACCCGCACCTACGATGTGCCCCCACAGGAG GTTCTCACAAAGGATAGCGTTACGGTTTCGGTGGATGCAGTGGTTTACTATCGCGTATCAAATGCAACGGTCTCTATAGCGAACGTGGAGAATGCTCACCATTCGACCAGACTACTGGCACAGACTACTCTACGAAACACAATGGGAACTCGGCATTTGCATGAGATACTCAGCGAGCGTATGACGATTTCCGGCACAATGCAG GTTCAACTCGACGAAGCCACCGATGCCTGGGGCATCAAAGTTGAACGTGTTGAAAT CAAGGATGTGCGTCTACCCGTGCAACTGCAACGTGCCATGGCCGCCGAGGCTGAGGCTGCCCGTGAGGCACGCGCCAAAGTCATTGCCGCCGAGGGCGAGCAGAAGGCATCACGGGCCCTGCGTGAGGCATCAGAGGTGATTGGCGATTCGCCGGCCGCCCTTCAACTCCGGTATCTGCAG ACACTCAACACCATATCCGCGGAAAAGAACTCGACGATTGTGTTCCCCCTGCCCATCGATTTGATAACGTATTTCCTGAAGACCAATGAAGCCTCCACCCAGCGGAAAGCGGCCAATGCCAGGGATGCCCTCGGCTATACGCCGCCTCCCCTGCAACTGCCGCCTCAGGTGCAGCAgtaccagcagcagccgccataccagcagcagccaccgcagcagcagcagtaccaACAGCAGCCTCAGGACCAgcagatgcagcagcagcaacagcaacagccgccgcagcagcaacaacccccgcagcagcagcagcagcagccaatacagcagcagcaaatgcaGCCCCAGGCgtatcaacagcagcaggagcagcagcagatatCCTCGGCCATGTAA
- the LOC108153442 gene encoding band 7 protein AGAP004871 isoform X8 codes for MPDSMMDMEHRGDHHQQQRHQQPPRMTMTASTSTFAPPAPPGAAAPPPTDQRDRDQHIQQHNHHQASSPSTGPMMQHPSQPQQQSNIQQQQPQIRERENHQQQQQQQQQQQQQQQQQQQLQVQQQQLQLPVGHHALMQQSQQQQAIHRAEARRADEEISDKASTCGKLLIFLSVALVILTLPFSLFVCFKVVQEYERAVIFRLGRLMQGGAKGPGIFFILPCIDSYARVDLRTRTYDVPPQEVLTKDSVTVSVDAVVYYRVSNATVSIANVENAHHSTRLLAQTTLRNTMGTRHLHEILSERMTISGTMQVQLDEATDAWGIKVERVEIKDVRLPVQLQRAMAAEAEAAREARAKVIAAEGEQKASRALREASEVIGDSPAALQLRYLQTLNTISAEKNSTIVFPLPIDLITYFLKTNEASTQRKAANARDALGYTPPPLQLPPQVQQYQQQPPYQQQPPQQQQYQQQPQDQQMQQQQQQQPPQQQQPPQQQQQQPIQQQQMQPQAYQQQQEQQQISSAM; via the exons ATGCCCGACTCGATGATGGACATGGAGCATCGGGGGGaccatcatcagcagcagcgccaccAGCAGCCGCCGCGTATGACGATGACGGCCAGCACTAGCACCTTTGCCCCGCCGGCACCGCCAGGCGCCGCAGCTCCACCGCCCACAGACCAGAGGGATCGGGACCAGCACATCCAGCAGCACAACCACCATCAGGCCTCGTCCCCATCCACGGGCCCGATGATGCAACACCCatcgcagccgcagcagcagtccaatattcagcagcagcagccccagaTCCGTGAGCGGGAGaaccaccaacagcagcag cagcaacagcagcagcagcagcagcaacagcagcaacagcagcaactgcaggtgcaacagcagcagttgcaACTGCCCGTCGGACACCATGCTCTGATGCAGCaatcgcagcagcagcaggccatCCACCGGGCCGAGGCGCGACGAG CGGACGAGGAAATCAGCGACAAGGCCTCAACATGCGGCAAACTTCTCATCTTTCTATCCGTGGCATTAGTGATACTGACTCTGCCCTTCAGTCTCTTCGTCTGTTTCAAG GTGGTGCAGGAGTACGAGCGAGCGGTTATCTTCCGTTTGGGCCGTCTCATGCAAGGTGGTGCCAAAGGCCCAG GTATCTTCTTCATCCTGCCCTGCATCGACTCGTACGCCCGTGTGGATCTGCGTACCCGCACCTACGATGTGCCCCCACAGGAG GTTCTCACAAAGGATAGCGTTACGGTTTCGGTGGATGCAGTGGTTTACTATCGCGTATCAAATGCAACGGTCTCTATAGCGAACGTGGAGAATGCTCACCATTCGACCAGACTACTGGCACAGACTACTCTACGAAACACAATGGGAACTCGGCATTTGCATGAGATACTCAGCGAGCGTATGACGATTTCCGGCACAATGCAG GTTCAACTCGACGAAGCCACCGATGCCTGGGGCATCAAAGTTGAACGTGTTGAAAT CAAGGATGTGCGTCTACCCGTGCAACTGCAACGTGCCATGGCCGCCGAGGCTGAGGCTGCCCGTGAGGCACGCGCCAAAGTCATTGCCGCCGAGGGCGAGCAGAAGGCATCACGGGCCCTGCGTGAGGCATCAGAGGTGATTGGCGATTCGCCGGCCGCCCTTCAACTCCGGTATCTGCAG ACACTCAACACCATATCCGCGGAAAAGAACTCGACGATTGTGTTCCCCCTGCCCATCGATTTGATAACGTATTTCCTGAAGACCAATGAAGCCTCCACCCAGCGGAAAGCGGCCAATGCCAGGGATGCCCTCGGCTATACGCCGCCTCCCCTGCAACTGCCGCCTCAGGTGCAGCAgtaccagcagcagccgccataccagcagcagccaccgcagcagcagcagtaccaACAGCAGCCTCAGGACCAgcagatgcagcagcagcaacagcaacagccgccgcagcagcaacaacccccgcagcagcagcagcagcagccaatacagcagcagcaaatgcaGCCCCAGGCgtatcaacagcagcaggagcagcagcagatatCCTCGGCCATGTAA
- the LOC108153442 gene encoding band 7 protein AGAP004871 isoform X6: MPDSMMDMEHRGDHHQQQRHQQPPRMTMTASTSTFAPPAPPGAAAPPPTDQRDRDQHIQQHNHHQASSPSTGPMMQHPSQPQQQSNIQQQQPQIRERENHQQQQQQQQQQQQQQQQQQQLQVQQQQLQLPVGHHALMQQSQQQQAIHRAEARRDTQAKHSHGFLYSDEEISDKASTCGKLLIFLSVALVILTLPFSLFVCFKVVQEYERAVIFRLGRLMQGGAKGPGIFFILPCIDSYARVDLRTRTYDVPPQEVLTKDSVTVSVDAVVYYRVSNATVSIANVENAHHSTRLLAQTTLRNTMGTRHLHEILSERMTISGTMQVQLDEATDAWGIKVERVEIKDVRLPVQLQRAMAAEAEAAREARAKVIAAEGEQKASRALREASEVIGDSPAALQLRYLQTLNTISAEKNSTIVFPLPIDLITYFLKTNEASTQRKAANARDALGYTPPPLQLPPQVQQYQQQPPYQQQPPQQQQYQQQPQDQQMQQQQQQQPPQQQQPPQQQQQQPIQQQQMQPQAYQQQQEQQQISSAM, translated from the exons ATGCCCGACTCGATGATGGACATGGAGCATCGGGGGGaccatcatcagcagcagcgccaccAGCAGCCGCCGCGTATGACGATGACGGCCAGCACTAGCACCTTTGCCCCGCCGGCACCGCCAGGCGCCGCAGCTCCACCGCCCACAGACCAGAGGGATCGGGACCAGCACATCCAGCAGCACAACCACCATCAGGCCTCGTCCCCATCCACGGGCCCGATGATGCAACACCCatcgcagccgcagcagcagtccaatattcagcagcagcagccccagaTCCGTGAGCGGGAGaaccaccaacagcagcag cagcaacagcagcagcagcagcagcaacagcagcaacagcagcaactgcaggtgcaacagcagcagttgcaACTGCCCGTCGGACACCATGCTCTGATGCAGCaatcgcagcagcagcaggccatCCACCGGGCCGAGGCGCGACGAG ATACACAAGCAAAACATTCCCACGGATTTCTCTATT CGGACGAGGAAATCAGCGACAAGGCCTCAACATGCGGCAAACTTCTCATCTTTCTATCCGTGGCATTAGTGATACTGACTCTGCCCTTCAGTCTCTTCGTCTGTTTCAAG GTGGTGCAGGAGTACGAGCGAGCGGTTATCTTCCGTTTGGGCCGTCTCATGCAAGGTGGTGCCAAAGGCCCAG GTATCTTCTTCATCCTGCCCTGCATCGACTCGTACGCCCGTGTGGATCTGCGTACCCGCACCTACGATGTGCCCCCACAGGAG GTTCTCACAAAGGATAGCGTTACGGTTTCGGTGGATGCAGTGGTTTACTATCGCGTATCAAATGCAACGGTCTCTATAGCGAACGTGGAGAATGCTCACCATTCGACCAGACTACTGGCACAGACTACTCTACGAAACACAATGGGAACTCGGCATTTGCATGAGATACTCAGCGAGCGTATGACGATTTCCGGCACAATGCAG GTTCAACTCGACGAAGCCACCGATGCCTGGGGCATCAAAGTTGAACGTGTTGAAAT CAAGGATGTGCGTCTACCCGTGCAACTGCAACGTGCCATGGCCGCCGAGGCTGAGGCTGCCCGTGAGGCACGCGCCAAAGTCATTGCCGCCGAGGGCGAGCAGAAGGCATCACGGGCCCTGCGTGAGGCATCAGAGGTGATTGGCGATTCGCCGGCCGCCCTTCAACTCCGGTATCTGCAG ACACTCAACACCATATCCGCGGAAAAGAACTCGACGATTGTGTTCCCCCTGCCCATCGATTTGATAACGTATTTCCTGAAGACCAATGAAGCCTCCACCCAGCGGAAAGCGGCCAATGCCAGGGATGCCCTCGGCTATACGCCGCCTCCCCTGCAACTGCCGCCTCAGGTGCAGCAgtaccagcagcagccgccataccagcagcagccaccgcagcagcagcagtaccaACAGCAGCCTCAGGACCAgcagatgcagcagcagcaacagcaacagccgccgcagcagcaacaacccccgcagcagcagcagcagcagccaatacagcagcagcaaatgcaGCCCCAGGCgtatcaacagcagcaggagcagcagcagatatCCTCGGCCATGTAA